In one window of Streptomyces griseus subsp. griseus DNA:
- a CDS encoding DUF4239 domain-containing protein, with translation MSEWLVLSIAMASACAVVLTIAVLNNRRIADDDDPSQTPDVIEYMTMMIGVVYAIVLGLAIAGVWEGRSAAQESVRLEAQALHEVQARSSVYPAEVRDRIRADVDAYVAHVLDAEWKVMSAKGTLTERGTELLDRVRADVTEFEPRTELEGQAYQPLVDQVAAADDARSSRGQNAGATMPGVVWFGLIIGALVTVGLIFTLQIRRTFRELLLAGLFSALIAFLLFLIWDFDAPFGRGISATAEPFLDLFPHATR, from the coding sequence ATGTCCGAATGGCTCGTCCTGAGCATTGCCATGGCCTCGGCCTGCGCGGTCGTGCTCACCATCGCGGTCCTCAACAACCGCCGGATCGCCGATGACGACGATCCGTCCCAGACGCCCGACGTCATCGAGTACATGACGATGATGATCGGCGTGGTCTACGCGATCGTGCTGGGTCTGGCCATCGCCGGGGTCTGGGAGGGCCGCAGCGCCGCCCAGGAGTCCGTACGGCTGGAGGCGCAGGCGCTGCACGAGGTGCAGGCCCGCTCCTCCGTCTACCCGGCCGAGGTCCGCGACCGCATCCGCGCGGACGTGGACGCGTACGTCGCCCATGTCCTCGACGCCGAGTGGAAGGTGATGTCGGCGAAGGGCACCCTCACCGAACGCGGCACGGAGCTGCTCGACCGGGTGCGGGCGGACGTCACCGAGTTCGAACCCCGGACGGAACTGGAGGGACAGGCCTACCAGCCGCTGGTGGACCAGGTGGCGGCGGCGGACGACGCCCGCAGCTCACGGGGACAGAACGCGGGGGCGACGATGCCCGGGGTGGTGTGGTTCGGCCTGATCATCGGGGCGCTGGTGACGGTCGGGCTGATCTTCACCCTGCAGATCCGGAGAACGTTCCGGGAGCTGCTGCTGGCGGGGCTCTTCAGCGCGCTGATCGCCTTCCTGCTCTTCCTGATCTGGGACTTCGACGCGCCCTTCGGCCGGGGCATCTCGGCCACCGCCGAGCCCTTCCTCGACCTGTTCCCGCACGCCACCCGCTGA
- a CDS encoding SCO0930 family lipoprotein, with translation MNTWRNASLAVTAAALLTLMTACGQEQGTASPNGQAVGNAAPAQQPAEGGYGSDGAGYGSGADVAAPKAAGQLAVRNSKKLGKVLTDSEGFTLYRFDKDTAKPPKSNCDGECEKAWPVVPADDATAAAGTDASLLGEVVRTDGSKQLTVGGWPMYRFAKDTSPGQTGGQGVGGTWFAAAPDGKKAAANADSTEGAEPADAAGLSVREDPELGDIVVDKRGMTVYRFTKDSAWPMKTACTGECLKKWPVVAPVSKNSVEGVTKKGFVTFDRPDGIKQQTIDCWPVYTFAGDEKPGDVNGQGVGGTWFAVSPDSKLVGAQK, from the coding sequence ATGAACACCTGGCGCAACGCCTCGCTCGCGGTCACCGCTGCGGCCCTTTTGACGCTGATGACGGCGTGCGGTCAGGAGCAGGGCACGGCATCGCCCAACGGCCAGGCGGTCGGCAACGCGGCCCCGGCGCAACAGCCGGCGGAGGGCGGCTACGGCTCGGACGGCGCTGGTTACGGCTCCGGCGCGGATGTCGCGGCCCCCAAGGCGGCGGGTCAACTCGCCGTGCGGAACAGCAAGAAGCTCGGGAAGGTGCTCACCGACAGCGAGGGGTTCACCCTCTACCGCTTCGACAAGGACACCGCCAAGCCGCCGAAGTCGAACTGCGACGGCGAGTGCGAGAAAGCATGGCCCGTGGTGCCCGCCGACGATGCCACCGCCGCCGCCGGGACCGATGCCTCGCTGCTCGGCGAGGTCGTGCGGACCGACGGCTCCAAGCAGTTGACCGTCGGCGGCTGGCCGATGTACCGGTTCGCCAAGGACACCTCGCCGGGGCAGACAGGCGGCCAGGGCGTCGGCGGTACGTGGTTCGCCGCCGCCCCCGACGGGAAGAAGGCGGCGGCCAACGCCGACAGCACGGAAGGCGCCGAACCGGCCGACGCGGCGGGGCTTTCGGTCCGCGAGGACCCGGAACTCGGCGACATCGTGGTGGACAAGCGCGGTATGACGGTTTACCGGTTCACCAAGGACTCCGCGTGGCCGATGAAGACGGCCTGCACCGGTGAGTGCCTCAAGAAGTGGCCGGTAGTCGCCCCTGTGTCCAAAAACTCGGTGGAAGGCGTGACGAAGAAGGGATTTGTCACTTTCGACCGGCCTGACGGGATCAAGCAGCAGACCATCGACTGCTGGCCGGTCTATACGTTCGCCGGGGACGAGAAGCCGGGTGACGTGAACGGCCAGGGAGTCGGCGGCACATGGTTCGCGGTCTCACCCGACTCCAAGCTCGTCGGTGCACAGAAGTAA
- a CDS encoding SAM-dependent methyltransferase has product MERPAWAPQGIDISVPSVSRMYDFYLGGSHNFEVDREAARKAMEFLPGLPKIMQANRAFMRRTVRYAVDAGIDQFLDIGSGIPTFGNVHEVAQAADPRARVAYVDHDPVAVAHSQAVLEGNDHAVIAAADLRRPQEILENPAVTGLLDLDRPVALLLVAVLHFIEDADDPRAAVAGLRDALAPGSLLILTHASYEGIPLSKEEADGTVGVYRTIRNPLIMRTHEEIGAFFEGYEMVEPGLVSMPEWRPDTPQSPEQEDPYAFSGFGGVGRKA; this is encoded by the coding sequence ATGGAGCGTCCCGCCTGGGCACCGCAAGGCATAGATATCTCGGTGCCGAGCGTGTCCCGCATGTACGACTTCTATCTGGGCGGATCGCACAATTTCGAGGTCGACCGGGAAGCCGCGCGGAAGGCCATGGAGTTCCTGCCGGGCCTCCCCAAGATCATGCAGGCGAATCGGGCCTTTATGCGCCGGACCGTGCGGTATGCCGTCGACGCGGGGATCGACCAGTTCCTGGACATCGGCTCCGGTATCCCGACCTTCGGCAACGTCCACGAGGTCGCCCAGGCCGCCGACCCGCGGGCCAGGGTGGCCTACGTCGACCACGACCCGGTCGCCGTCGCCCACAGCCAGGCGGTGCTGGAGGGCAACGACCACGCCGTCATAGCCGCCGCCGATCTGCGCCGCCCCCAGGAGATCCTGGAGAACCCGGCGGTCACCGGACTGCTCGATCTGGACCGCCCGGTGGCCCTGCTGCTCGTCGCGGTGCTCCACTTCATCGAGGACGCCGACGACCCCCGCGCGGCGGTCGCCGGACTGCGCGACGCGCTGGCCCCCGGCAGCCTCCTCATCCTGACCCACGCCTCGTACGAGGGCATCCCGCTCTCCAAGGAGGAGGCGGACGGCACGGTCGGCGTCTACCGCACCATCCGCAACCCGCTCATCATGCGGACGCACGAGGAGATCGGCGCGTTCTTCGAGGGGTACGAGATGGTGGAGCCCGGTCTCGTGTCGATGCCCGAGTGGCGGCCCGACACCCCGCAGTCCCCGGAGCAGGAAGACCCGTACGCCTTCTCGGGCTTCGGCGGGGTCGGGCGTAAGGCGTGA
- a CDS encoding putative bifunctional diguanylate cyclase/phosphodiesterase → MSIPAQASGEQDAEPDGPEGRLRRFATIWSRAIFPLTATSLTRPEFEQHLLPLARELSLTLHAHPFDASPAARIGAALVDAHCTDPDALSSTLGVVDSYLVLYCGGNGPGELSTEDARARCARIQHTLASGFSQALRERTLAEQEAIARSALTARSNAEQALHTTEARFRAVFKDAAVGIGIADLDGNILEINDTLTKMFGGLEHHVRSHRVNEWVHPEDSPQVWKFYNELVRGERDHYRVEKAYYRNDGTVLWTNLTVSLLRDPEGRPQYQLALMEDTTERRLLNLRLRYEATHDALTGLPNRTLFFERLEKVLSGKDGGRFGLCYLDLDGFKAINDSLGHAAGDRLLVEVADRLQSCATAPGEMVARLGGDEFVALTTGPDTADAVGELAGRILHVLATPVRLDGRELTVRGSIGIVEGPAGERSAAEVLRSADITMYRAKAAGGNRFELADAEADARAITRHGLTTALPAALDRGEFFIEYQPLVHLGDGTVHGAEALVRWCHPQHGVLGPDRFIPLAEHTGLIVPLGRWVLEESVRQANFWQERHSDGGPLRINVNLSPTQLHHPRLVAETVDVLERSGLEPGALCLEVTESALIGADDDLLKPLRQLAEMGVDIALDDFGTGYSNLANLRRLPVSVLKLDRSFTQGMQQHPADPVDLKIVEGIVSLAHSLELAVTVEGVETGAQAEQLRRLGCDTAQGWYYARPGAPDRIHSLLLADAV, encoded by the coding sequence GTGAGTATTCCCGCCCAGGCGTCCGGTGAGCAGGACGCGGAACCGGACGGTCCCGAAGGCCGGCTCCGGAGGTTCGCCACGATCTGGAGCCGGGCCATCTTCCCCCTGACGGCCACCTCCCTGACCCGGCCCGAGTTCGAGCAGCACCTGCTGCCGCTGGCCCGCGAGCTCAGCCTCACCCTGCACGCCCACCCGTTCGACGCCTCGCCCGCCGCCCGGATCGGCGCGGCACTGGTCGACGCGCACTGCACCGACCCGGACGCCCTCAGTTCCACGCTCGGGGTCGTCGACTCCTACCTCGTGCTGTACTGCGGCGGCAACGGCCCCGGCGAGCTGTCCACCGAGGACGCCCGCGCCCGGTGCGCCCGGATCCAGCACACCCTCGCCTCCGGCTTCTCCCAGGCCCTGCGCGAGCGGACCCTCGCCGAGCAGGAGGCCATCGCCCGCTCGGCTCTCACCGCCCGCTCGAATGCCGAACAGGCCCTCCACACCACCGAGGCGCGCTTCCGCGCGGTCTTCAAGGACGCCGCCGTCGGCATCGGCATCGCCGACCTCGACGGCAACATCCTGGAGATCAACGACACCCTCACCAAGATGTTCGGCGGCCTGGAGCACCATGTCCGCAGCCACAGGGTGAACGAGTGGGTCCACCCCGAGGACTCGCCGCAGGTGTGGAAGTTCTACAACGAGCTGGTACGGGGGGAGCGCGACCACTACCGGGTCGAGAAGGCGTACTACCGCAACGACGGCACCGTCCTGTGGACCAACCTCACCGTCTCGCTGCTGCGCGACCCCGAGGGCCGCCCCCAGTACCAGCTGGCGCTGATGGAGGACACCACCGAGCGCCGTCTGCTCAACCTGCGGCTGCGGTACGAGGCCACCCATGACGCGCTCACCGGACTGCCCAACCGGACCCTGTTCTTCGAGCGTCTGGAGAAGGTGCTCTCCGGCAAGGACGGCGGCCGCTTCGGCCTCTGCTACCTGGACCTCGACGGCTTCAAGGCCATCAACGACAGCCTCGGCCACGCGGCCGGCGACCGGCTCCTGGTCGAGGTCGCCGACCGGCTCCAGAGCTGCGCCACCGCACCCGGCGAGATGGTCGCCCGGCTCGGCGGCGACGAGTTCGTGGCCCTGACCACCGGCCCGGACACCGCCGACGCGGTGGGCGAGCTGGCCGGCCGCATCCTCCACGTGCTCGCCACCCCGGTCCGGCTGGACGGCCGCGAGCTGACCGTCCGGGGTTCGATCGGGATTGTGGAGGGCCCGGCCGGGGAGCGCAGCGCCGCCGAGGTGCTGCGCAGCGCCGACATCACCATGTACCGGGCCAAGGCGGCGGGCGGCAACCGCTTCGAACTCGCCGACGCCGAGGCCGACGCCCGCGCCATCACCCGCCACGGGCTGACCACCGCACTGCCCGCCGCGCTGGACCGGGGCGAGTTCTTCATCGAGTACCAGCCGCTCGTCCACCTGGGCGACGGCACGGTGCACGGCGCCGAGGCGCTCGTACGGTGGTGCCATCCGCAGCACGGGGTGCTCGGCCCCGACAGGTTCATCCCGCTCGCCGAGCACACCGGGCTGATCGTGCCGCTCGGCCGCTGGGTGCTGGAGGAGTCCGTCCGGCAGGCCAACTTCTGGCAGGAGCGGCACAGCGACGGCGGCCCGCTGCGGATCAACGTCAACCTCTCGCCGACCCAGCTGCACCACCCCCGGCTGGTCGCCGAGACCGTCGACGTACTGGAGCGCTCCGGCCTCGAACCCGGTGCGCTCTGCCTGGAGGTGACCGAGTCCGCCCTGATCGGCGCCGACGACGATCTCCTCAAGCCGCTGCGGCAGCTCGCGGAGATGGGCGTCGACATCGCGCTGGACGACTTCGGCACCGGCTACTCGAACCTGGCGAACCTGCGGCGGCTGCCGGTGAGCGTCCTCAAGCTGGACCGCTCCTTCACCCAGGGCATGCAGCAGCACCCGGCGGACCCGGTCGACCTGAAGATCGTCGAGGGGATCGTCTCGCTGGCCCACAGCCTGGAGCTGGCCGTCACGGTGGAGGGCGTGGAGACGGGGGCGCAGGCCGAGCAGCTGCGCCGGCTGGGCTGCGACACCGCCCAGGGCTGGTACTACGCGCGTCCGGGCGCCCCGGACCGCATCCACTCGCTGCTGCTGGCCGACGCGGTCTGA
- a CDS encoding LysR family transcriptional regulator, which translates to MHFQQLTYFVAVAETLHFTRAAEAVHVSQPSLSQQIRALESELGAELFSRARGNIALTDAGEALLPLARRILADAETARHEVQELVQLRSGRVRLGATPSLCTGLLPDVLRAFHDRHPGVRLLLEEGGSHDLVRQLARGALDLALVVLPLPAASPALTTVELLREDLVVVSSAAEPAPGRGGRVRVADLEGAPLVMFRHGYNLRELTLAACRAEGFDPSFTVEGGEMDAVLGFVRAGLGIAVVPSMAANRAGPDLRKTPLAGPGLRRTIALAHRSDVAPPRAARELQRMLLEHGPGVG; encoded by the coding sequence ATGCACTTCCAGCAGCTCACCTATTTCGTGGCCGTCGCCGAGACCCTGCACTTCACCCGGGCCGCCGAGGCCGTGCATGTCTCGCAGCCCTCGCTCTCCCAGCAGATCCGGGCCCTGGAGAGCGAGCTGGGCGCCGAGCTGTTCAGCCGGGCGCGGGGCAACATCGCCCTCACCGACGCGGGCGAGGCCCTGCTGCCGCTGGCCCGGCGGATCCTCGCCGATGCGGAGACCGCGCGCCACGAGGTGCAGGAGCTGGTGCAGCTGCGCAGCGGCCGGGTGCGGCTGGGGGCGACGCCGAGCCTCTGTACGGGGCTGCTGCCCGATGTGCTGCGTGCCTTCCACGACCGCCATCCGGGGGTGCGGCTGCTGCTGGAGGAGGGCGGTTCGCACGACCTCGTACGGCAGCTGGCGCGCGGCGCTCTCGACCTGGCGCTGGTGGTGCTGCCGCTGCCCGCCGCCTCCCCCGCGCTGACCACGGTGGAGCTGCTGCGGGAGGACCTGGTGGTGGTGTCGTCCGCCGCCGAACCCGCGCCGGGGCGCGGTGGCCGGGTGCGGGTCGCGGATCTCGAAGGGGCGCCGCTGGTGATGTTCCGGCACGGCTACAACCTGCGGGAGCTGACGCTCGCCGCCTGCCGGGCCGAGGGGTTCGATCCCTCGTTCACGGTGGAGGGCGGTGAGATGGACGCGGTGCTCGGGTTCGTCCGGGCGGGGCTCGGCATCGCGGTGGTGCCGAGCATGGCCGCCAACCGGGCGGGCCCTGACCTGCGGAAGACCCCGCTGGCCGGACCGGGGCTGCGGCGCACGATCGCTCTCGCGCACCGCAGCGACGTGGCTCCGCCCCGGGCGGCCCGGGAGCTCCAGCGGATGCTGCTGGAGCACGGGCCGGGGGTCGGCTGA
- a CDS encoding succinate dehydrogenase cytochrome b subunit — protein MALATRTDRRPSMTRTLWDSTVGKKTIMAVSGLIMLGYLVAHMVGNLKIFFGPGEFDGYAHWLRTMGEPILHYEWALWIVRVGLVAAVVLHGISAYQLSRRDIRARPAKYVHKRARASYATRTMRWGGIILALFIVWHILDLTTGTVHTGFQAGHPYQNVIDTFSTWYGNVIYIVAVLAMGLHVQHGFWSAAQTLGVGNATRDRVLKTLANVLAAVLTLGFISVPVAVMTGVVS, from the coding sequence ATGGCATTGGCAACGCGGACGGACCGACGGCCGTCGATGACGCGTACGCTCTGGGACTCGACCGTCGGCAAGAAGACCATCATGGCCGTCTCCGGCCTGATCATGCTCGGGTACCTCGTGGCCCACATGGTCGGGAACCTGAAGATCTTCTTCGGACCCGGTGAGTTCGACGGCTACGCCCACTGGCTGCGCACCATGGGCGAGCCGATCCTGCACTACGAGTGGGCGCTGTGGATCGTCCGCGTGGGGCTGGTCGCCGCCGTCGTGCTGCACGGCATCTCCGCGTACCAGCTGAGCCGCCGCGACATCAGAGCGCGCCCGGCGAAGTACGTCCACAAGAGGGCCCGCGCCAGCTACGCCACCCGGACCATGCGCTGGGGCGGCATCATCCTCGCGCTCTTCATCGTCTGGCACATCCTCGACCTGACGACCGGCACCGTCCACACCGGCTTCCAGGCCGGACACCCGTACCAGAACGTCATCGACACCTTCTCCACCTGGTACGGCAACGTCATCTACATCGTCGCCGTGCTCGCCATGGGCCTCCACGTCCAGCACGGCTTCTGGAGCGCCGCGCAGACGCTCGGCGTCGGCAACGCGACCCGCGACCGCGTCCTGAAGACCCTCGCCAACGTCCTCGCGGCGGTGCTGACCCTGGGCTTCATCTCCGTACCCGTCGCCGTCATGACCGGAGTGGTGAGCTGA
- a CDS encoding fumarate reductase/succinate dehydrogenase flavoprotein subunit — MPDYTHYATGEPVVDTKAPEGPVAERWDTRRFQAKLVNPANRRKHTVIVVGTGLAGGSAGATLAEQGYHVVQFCFQDSPRRAHSVAAQGGINAAKNYRNDGDSIHRLFYDTVKGGDFRARESNVHRLAQISVEIIDQCVAQGVPFAREYGGLLDNRSFGGVQVSRTFYARGQTGQQLLLGAYQALSRQIATGGVELHARTEMLDLVVVDGKARGIVARDLVTGKIDTYFADAVVLATGGYGNVFYLSTNAMNSNATAIWRAHRRGAYMANPCFTQIHPTCIPRTGDHQSKLTLMSESLRNDGRIWVPKAKGDDRPADQIPEDERDYYLERIYPAFGNLVPRDIASRAAKNVCDEGRGVGPGGQGVYLDFAEAIGRMGRKAVEAKYGNLFDMYQRITDEDPYTVPMRIYPAVHYTMGGLWVDYDLSTTIPGLFAIGEANFSDHGANRLGASALMQGLADGYFVLPSTINDYLARNPHTEKVDDEHPAVAEVVAETEDRINLLLSVDGDRTPDSFHREIGELMWEHCGMARTEDGLRKALAKIPEIREEFWRRIKVPGTGEQFNQSLEKANRIVDYLELAELMCLDALHRAESCGGHFRAESQTPEGEAERRDEEFSYAAAWEFTTTGGAPVLHKEDLVFEYVHPTQRSYA; from the coding sequence ATGCCCGACTACACGCACTACGCCACGGGCGAGCCCGTCGTCGACACCAAGGCGCCCGAAGGACCCGTCGCCGAGCGCTGGGACACCCGCCGCTTCCAAGCCAAGCTCGTGAACCCGGCCAACCGGCGCAAACATACGGTCATCGTCGTCGGCACCGGACTGGCCGGCGGATCGGCCGGCGCCACCCTGGCCGAACAGGGCTACCACGTCGTCCAGTTCTGCTTCCAGGACTCGCCCCGGCGCGCCCACTCGGTCGCCGCCCAGGGCGGCATCAACGCGGCGAAGAACTACCGCAACGACGGCGACTCCATCCACCGCCTCTTCTACGACACCGTCAAGGGCGGCGACTTCCGCGCCCGCGAGTCCAACGTCCACCGGCTGGCGCAGATCTCGGTGGAGATCATCGACCAGTGCGTCGCCCAGGGCGTCCCCTTCGCCCGCGAGTACGGCGGCCTCCTCGACAACCGGTCCTTCGGCGGTGTCCAGGTCTCCCGTACGTTCTACGCGCGCGGCCAGACCGGGCAGCAGCTCCTCCTCGGCGCCTACCAGGCGCTCTCCCGGCAGATCGCCACGGGCGGCGTCGAACTCCACGCCCGTACCGAGATGCTGGACCTCGTCGTGGTCGACGGCAAGGCGCGCGGGATCGTCGCCCGCGACCTGGTCACCGGGAAGATCGACACCTACTTCGCCGACGCGGTCGTCCTGGCCACCGGCGGCTACGGCAACGTCTTCTACCTGTCGACCAACGCCATGAACTCCAACGCCACCGCGATCTGGCGGGCCCACCGGCGCGGCGCCTACATGGCCAACCCCTGCTTCACCCAGATCCACCCCACCTGCATCCCGCGCACCGGCGACCACCAGTCCAAGCTCACCCTGATGAGCGAGTCGCTGCGCAACGACGGCCGTATCTGGGTCCCCAAGGCCAAGGGCGACGACCGGCCGGCCGACCAGATCCCCGAGGACGAGCGCGACTACTACCTGGAACGCATCTACCCGGCCTTCGGCAACCTGGTGCCCCGCGACATCGCCTCCCGCGCCGCCAAGAACGTCTGCGACGAGGGACGCGGTGTCGGTCCCGGCGGGCAAGGGGTCTACCTGGACTTCGCGGAGGCCATCGGCCGGATGGGCCGCAAGGCGGTCGAGGCCAAGTACGGCAACCTCTTCGACATGTACCAGCGGATCACCGACGAGGACCCCTACACGGTCCCGATGCGGATCTACCCCGCCGTGCACTACACGATGGGCGGCCTCTGGGTCGACTACGACCTCTCGACCACCATCCCCGGCCTCTTCGCCATCGGCGAGGCGAACTTCTCCGACCACGGGGCCAACCGGCTCGGCGCCTCCGCGCTGATGCAGGGCCTCGCCGACGGCTACTTCGTCCTGCCCTCCACCATCAACGACTACCTCGCCCGCAACCCGCACACCGAGAAGGTCGACGACGAACACCCGGCCGTGGCCGAGGTGGTGGCGGAGACCGAGGACCGGATCAACCTGCTGCTCTCCGTCGACGGCGACCGCACCCCCGACTCCTTCCACCGCGAGATCGGTGAACTCATGTGGGAACACTGCGGAATGGCCCGCACCGAGGACGGACTGCGGAAGGCGCTCGCCAAGATCCCGGAGATCCGGGAGGAGTTCTGGCGCCGCATCAAGGTGCCCGGCACCGGTGAACAGTTCAACCAGTCGCTGGAGAAGGCGAACCGCATCGTCGACTACCTGGAACTGGCCGAGCTGATGTGCCTCGACGCCCTGCACCGCGCCGAGTCCTGCGGCGGCCACTTCCGCGCCGAGTCCCAGACCCCCGAGGGCGAGGCCGAGCGGCGCGACGAGGAGTTCTCGTACGCCGCCGCCTGGGAGTTCACCACCACCGGTGGCGCCCCCGTCCTGCACAAGGAAGACCTCGTCTTCGAGTACGTCCACCCCACTCAGCGGAGCTACGCATGA
- a CDS encoding succinate dehydrogenase/fumarate reductase iron-sulfur subunit, translated as MKLTLRVWRQQNAETPGAMATYEVDGISQDMSFLEMLDTLNEELILAGDEPVAFDHDCREGICGACSLVINGDAHGPERTTTCQLHMRSFADGDTIDIEPWRASAFPVVKDLVVDRSSFDRIIQSGGYISAPTGTAPDAHATPVPKPDAELAFENAECIGCGACVAACPNGSAMLFTAAKVNHLNVLPQGAPERETRVLDMVAQMDEEGFGGCTLTGECATACPKGIPLPSIAAMNKEWLRATRKVRR; from the coding sequence ATGAAGCTCACCCTGCGCGTCTGGCGCCAGCAGAATGCCGAGACGCCCGGCGCCATGGCCACCTACGAAGTCGACGGGATCTCCCAGGACATGTCGTTCCTGGAGATGCTGGACACCCTCAACGAGGAGCTCATCCTCGCCGGGGACGAGCCCGTCGCCTTCGACCACGACTGCCGTGAGGGCATCTGCGGCGCGTGCAGCCTCGTCATCAACGGCGACGCCCACGGCCCGGAGCGCACCACCACCTGCCAGCTCCACATGCGGTCCTTCGCCGACGGCGACACGATCGACATCGAACCGTGGCGGGCCTCGGCCTTCCCGGTCGTCAAGGACCTGGTCGTGGACCGCTCCTCCTTCGACCGGATCATCCAGTCCGGCGGCTACATCTCCGCCCCGACCGGCACCGCGCCCGACGCGCACGCCACCCCGGTGCCCAAGCCGGACGCCGAACTCGCCTTCGAGAACGCCGAATGCATCGGCTGCGGCGCCTGCGTCGCGGCCTGCCCCAACGGCTCGGCGATGCTGTTCACGGCCGCCAAGGTCAACCACCTCAACGTCCTGCCGCAGGGCGCCCCGGAGCGGGAGACCCGCGTGCTGGACATGGTGGCGCAGATGGACGAGGAGGGGTTCGGCGGCTGCACCCTGACCGGCGAGTGCGCGACCGCCTGCCCGAAGGGCATTCCGCTGCCGTCGATCGCGGCGATGAACAAGGAGTGGCTGCGGGCGACGCGCAAGGTCCGCCGCTGA